A single region of the Salmo salar chromosome ssa16, Ssal_v3.1, whole genome shotgun sequence genome encodes:
- the LOC106574681 gene encoding RCC1 and BTB domain-containing protein 1 isoform X3, whose amino-acid sequence MVSAALKDAQSLFTPVTVYSLLACAAQFAVGYILAQIWGRKCSGTDRWVLVWLFYDAIVHITLEGPFVYMSLVGTVATSDNIFAELWKEYGKADERWLHSDPTIVSLELLTVVLDGILALVLVYAIVKDKHYSVSGDSGGLTAPASPSPVPPVLTPTPPPRRARVRYQAMVDVGKWPLFTLLGAQEVSRIRQACVFGTSANEAIYITQDDEVFVFGLNCSNCLGTGDSQSTMVPKKLDFLRGKKVVSLSYGSGPHVLLATEGGELFAWGHNGYSQLGNGTTNQGVSPILVSTNLQNKKITQVACGSHHSLALTHDGEVFAWGYNNCGQVGSGATANQPTPRRVTNCLQGKVVMGIACGQTSSMAVLDNGEVFGWGYNGNGQLGVGNNGNQLTPCRLAALQGLCVLQIASGYAHSLALTDEGLLYAWGANTYGQLGTGNKSNQLSPVHIMAEKESRIVEIAACHSTHTSACKTQSGQVYMWGQCRGQSIVLPHLTHFSCTDDVFACFATPSVMWRLLSMEHDDFLTVAQSLRKEFDSPETADLKFSLDGKYIHVHKAVLKIRCEHFRSMFQSHWTEDMKEVIEIDQFSYPVYRSFLEFLYTDNVDLPPEDAIGLLDLATSYCENRLKRLCQHIIKRGITVENAFSLLSAAVRYDAEDLEEFCFKFCVNHLTEVTQTAAFWQIDGNMLKEFICRASRCGAFKN is encoded by the exons ATGGTATCGGCGGCGTTGAAAGATGCCCAATCTCTCTTTACTCCGGTGACGGTTTATTCTCTGCTGGCCTGCGCCGCTCAATTCGCCGTGGGATACATCCTCGCGCAGATATGGGGAAGAAAATGCTCTGGAACTGATAGATGGGTGCTCGTGTGGCTTTTCTACGACGCAATTGTTCACATTACCTTG GAAGGGCCCTTTGTTTACATGTCACTTGTTGGAACCGTGGCAACTTCAGACAATATTTTTGCTGAACTTT GGAAGGAGTATGGAAAGGCAGATGAGCGCTGGCTCCACTCTGACCCCACCATCGTCTCCCTGGAGCTGCTGACGGTGGTCCTGGACGGCATCCTGGCGCTGGTGCTTGTCTATGCCATCGTCAAGGACAAACACTACAG TGTTAGCGGGGACAGTGGTGGCCTCACAGCCCCTGCTTCTCCCTCCCCTGTGCCACCCGTCCTGACCCCGACCCCCCCACCGCGGAGAGCCAGAGTGAGGTACCAAGCCATGGTGGACGTGGGGAAGTGGCCCCTCTTCACCCTGCTGGGGGCTCAGGAGGTCTCCCGCATCAGGCAGGCCTGTGTCTTCGGAACCTCAGCCAACGAAGCCATCTACATCACCCAGGACGATGAG GTGTTTGTGTTTGGGCTGAACTGCAGTAACTGTCTGGGGACAGGAGACAGTCAGAGCACCATGGTCCCTAAGAAACTAGACTTCCTCCGAGGCAAGAAGGTGGTCAGTCTCAGCTATGGCAGTGGACCACACGTCTTACTGGCCACAGAAG GGGGAGAGTTGTTTGCCTGGGGGCACAATGGATACAGCCAGCTGGGCAACGGGACCACCAATCAGGGGGTGTCACCCATCCTGGTTTCAACCAACCTGCAGAACAAGAAAATAACACAAGTGGCCTGTGGGTCCCATCACTCTCTGGCCCTGACACAcgatggagag GTGTTTGCGTGGGGTTACAACAACTGTGGCCAGGTGGGTTCAGGTGccacagccaaccagccaacccccCGCAGGGTGACCAACTGCCTGCAGGGTAAAGTGGTGATGGGCATCGCCTGTGGACAGACCTCCTCTATGGCCGTGCTCGACAACGGGGAG GTGTTTGGCTGGGGCTACAACGGGAATGGCCAGCTGGGAGTGGGCAACAACGGTAACCAGCTGACCCCCTGTCGCCTGGCAGCCCTCCAGGGTCTCTGTGTACTACAG ATCGCGTCAGGCTACGCCCACTCCCTGGCTCTAACAGACGAGGGCCTGCTGTATGCCTGGGGGGCGAACACCTACGGACAGCTGGGTACTGGCAACAAGAGCAACCAGCTCAGTCCTGTACACATCATGGCTGAGAAGGAGAG CAGGATAGTGGAGATCGCGGCGtgccactccacacacacatctGCCTGTAAGACCCAGAGCGGCCAGGTGTACATGTGGGGCCAGTGTAGGGGTCAGTCCATCGTGCTGCCACACCTCACACACTTCTCCTGCACTGACGACGTCTTCGCCTGCTTCGCTACGCCGTCTGTCATGTGGAGGCTACTCTCCATGG AGCATGATGACTTCCTGACTGTGGCCCAGTCTCTGAGGAAAGAGTTCGACAGCCCTGAGACGGCCGACCTCAAGTTCAGCTTGGACGGGAAATACATCCACGTACACAAGGCCGTGCTCAAGATCCG GTGTGAACACTTCCGCTCCATGTTCCAGTCCCACTGGACAGAGGACATGAAGGAGGTGATTGAGATCGACCAGTTCTCCTACCCCGTCTACCGCTCCTTCTTGGAGTTCCTCTACACTGACAATGTAGACCTGCCCCCAGAGGACGCCATCG GCCTGTTGGACCTGGCCACATCGTACTGTGAGAACCGTCTGAAACGTCTGTGTCAACACATCATCAAGAGAGGCATCACCGTGGAGAAcgccttctctctgctctctgccgcCGTGCGATACGACgctgag GACCTGGAGGAGTTCTGCTTCAAGTTCTGTGTGAACCACCTGACAGAGGTGACACAGACTGCAGCCTTCTGGCAGATCGATGGCAACATGCTCAAAGAGTTCATCTGCAGAGCCAGCCGCTGTGGGGCCTTCAAAAACTGA
- the LOC106574681 gene encoding RCC1 and BTB domain-containing protein 1 isoform X7: MVDVGKWPLFTLLGAQEVSRIRQACVFGTSANEAIYITQDDEVFVFGLNCSNCLGTGDSQSTMVPKKLDFLRGKKVVSLSYGSGPHVLLATEGGELFAWGHNGYSQLGNGTTNQGVSPILVSTNLQNKKITQVACGSHHSLALTHDGEVFAWGYNNCGQVGSGATANQPTPRRVTNCLQGKVVMGIACGQTSSMAVLDNGEVFGWGYNGNGQLGVGNNGNQLTPCRLAALQGLCVLQIASGYAHSLALTDEGLLYAWGANTYGQLGTGNKSNQLSPVHIMAEKERGEGEWPAVGSKRTRENTEEAWHRETDRIVEIAACHSTHTSACKTQSGQVYMWGQCRGQSIVLPHLTHFSCTDDVFACFATPSVMWRLLSMEHDDFLTVAQSLRKEFDSPETADLKFSLDGKYIHVHKAVLKIRCEHFRSMFQSHWTEDMKEVIEIDQFSYPVYRSFLEFLYTDNVDLPPEDAIGLLDLATSYCENRLKRLCQHIIKRGITVENAFSLLSAAVRYDAEDLEEFCFKFCVNHLTEVTQTAAFWQIDGNMLKEFICRASRCGAFKN; the protein is encoded by the exons ATGGTGGACGTGGGGAAGTGGCCCCTCTTCACCCTGCTGGGGGCTCAGGAGGTCTCCCGCATCAGGCAGGCCTGTGTCTTCGGAACCTCAGCCAACGAAGCCATCTACATCACCCAGGACGATGAG GTGTTTGTGTTTGGGCTGAACTGCAGTAACTGTCTGGGGACAGGAGACAGTCAGAGCACCATGGTCCCTAAGAAACTAGACTTCCTCCGAGGCAAGAAGGTGGTCAGTCTCAGCTATGGCAGTGGACCACACGTCTTACTGGCCACAGAAG GGGGAGAGTTGTTTGCCTGGGGGCACAATGGATACAGCCAGCTGGGCAACGGGACCACCAATCAGGGGGTGTCACCCATCCTGGTTTCAACCAACCTGCAGAACAAGAAAATAACACAAGTGGCCTGTGGGTCCCATCACTCTCTGGCCCTGACACAcgatggagag GTGTTTGCGTGGGGTTACAACAACTGTGGCCAGGTGGGTTCAGGTGccacagccaaccagccaacccccCGCAGGGTGACCAACTGCCTGCAGGGTAAAGTGGTGATGGGCATCGCCTGTGGACAGACCTCCTCTATGGCCGTGCTCGACAACGGGGAG GTGTTTGGCTGGGGCTACAACGGGAATGGCCAGCTGGGAGTGGGCAACAACGGTAACCAGCTGACCCCCTGTCGCCTGGCAGCCCTCCAGGGTCTCTGTGTACTACAG ATCGCGTCAGGCTACGCCCACTCCCTGGCTCTAACAGACGAGGGCCTGCTGTATGCCTGGGGGGCGAACACCTACGGACAGCTGGGTACTGGCAACAAGAGCAACCAGCTCAGTCCTGTACACATCATGGCTGAGAAGGAGAG gggagagggagagtggccCGCCGTAGGCAGCAAAAGAACAAGGGAAAACACTGAAGAGGcgtggcacagagagacaga CAGGATAGTGGAGATCGCGGCGtgccactccacacacacatctGCCTGTAAGACCCAGAGCGGCCAGGTGTACATGTGGGGCCAGTGTAGGGGTCAGTCCATCGTGCTGCCACACCTCACACACTTCTCCTGCACTGACGACGTCTTCGCCTGCTTCGCTACGCCGTCTGTCATGTGGAGGCTACTCTCCATGG AGCATGATGACTTCCTGACTGTGGCCCAGTCTCTGAGGAAAGAGTTCGACAGCCCTGAGACGGCCGACCTCAAGTTCAGCTTGGACGGGAAATACATCCACGTACACAAGGCCGTGCTCAAGATCCG GTGTGAACACTTCCGCTCCATGTTCCAGTCCCACTGGACAGAGGACATGAAGGAGGTGATTGAGATCGACCAGTTCTCCTACCCCGTCTACCGCTCCTTCTTGGAGTTCCTCTACACTGACAATGTAGACCTGCCCCCAGAGGACGCCATCG GCCTGTTGGACCTGGCCACATCGTACTGTGAGAACCGTCTGAAACGTCTGTGTCAACACATCATCAAGAGAGGCATCACCGTGGAGAAcgccttctctctgctctctgccgcCGTGCGATACGACgctgag GACCTGGAGGAGTTCTGCTTCAAGTTCTGTGTGAACCACCTGACAGAGGTGACACAGACTGCAGCCTTCTGGCAGATCGATGGCAACATGCTCAAAGAGTTCATCTGCAGAGCCAGCCGCTGTGGGGCCTTCAAAAACTGA